The region GGATGGGCAGGATGATACTGGCATTGATCACACCCCGCGTTGCTCCCCAGAGCAGTTCCCCGGCTATGACTTCATCTATGTTCAGGGGAGTTGCAATAATGGCATCAAAGGTTTTCTGGTAATACATTCGCACATAGGAGCCAAAGGTACATTCATAAAACCCGGCAAACATCATGGAAACCGATATCAGTGCGGGGGCAATGAACTTTGTATAGGGTACACCTTCGATTTCATTGATATAATTGCCCAGTCCAAATCCCAGGGCAAACAGGTACAGGATGGGTTCCACAAGGGGTGGGAGGAAGTTCACTGTCAAAGTGGTCATGAACACATCCCTGTTGCGCATCCAGACTTTCAGGACACGCGGGGTAATATCCGGCAGGGCAAAATACGACATCATTCCCGCAACTTCCTCCCTGTAAGTTTAAGGAACACATCCTCCAGTGTTGCAGCCCTGGCGGTAATCTTACCCAGCCTGCATTCATTAAAAAGATGCTCAGTAATGCCGTGAGGATCATTGGTATATATCTGGACCATATCCCCTGCCTGTTCATACCATGCATTGCTGCCCTCAAGACAGGCTATTACTTCAGGGGTATTTTCAGCTTCTACTATATCCGTACCGATATACTCCTTTATAATCGATGACGGACTGCCTTCCACAAGAATATTGCCATAATCCATTATAACCAGCCTGTCACACAGCTGGGCGGCCTCTTCCAGATAGTGGGTAGTCATTACAATGGTAACTCCCTGTCTTTTTAGACTGCGCAGTTTTTCCCACATCACATGCCTGGACTGGGGGTCCAGGCCCACTGTGGGTTCATCCAGGATCAGTAACCGGGGTTCATTCACAAGCGCCCTGGCAAGAATAAGGCGCCGTTTCATACCACCGGAGAGAAGATCGGTCATAGTATCCCTTTTTTCATTGAGCTGCACAAAATCCAGCAATTCATTAATCGTTTTTTCAGCTTTTCTTTTGGGTATATCAAAATATCGGGAATAGACATAGAGATTCTTGTAAACGGAAAAATCGATGTCCAGATTGTTTTCCTGAGGTACAACTCCCATTAAATTTTTAATTTTACGCTGGTCACGTGTTACATCCATATCGAAAACTTTGAGACTGCCTCTGGTGGGAGGAGATACACATTGTATTATACGCATTGCAGTAGTCTTGCCGGCTCCGTTGGGTCCCAGAAAACCGAACAGTTCACCTTTGTTTACCTCAAAGCTTACATCATCAACAGCCACAAATTTTCCGAATGTTTTGTGTAAATTTCTTGCAACAATTACAGGTTCAATAGGCCATCACCACATCATCCATGATCAACTGAAATAAGATTTATTAATATTTCATTTTTTCCAGAAAGCAGAAGTTAGCATTACCATCACTGTAAATACTTCCAATCTGCCAATCCACATATTCAACACAAGCAGTAATTTACCCAAAAAAGGTAACAAGTTATAATTTGCCATCGGTCCAAAAAGATTGAAAGCCGGTCCAATATTACCCAGCGTTGCTATGGATGCACTCAGTGAACTGAACACATCCATTCCCATCATCGAAAGCAAACCCGAACTTATGAAAAAAAGGATAAAATAAATTATAACAAACGATATAATAGATTGCATTACATCATCAGGTACTGCTTTTCCATTGAAACGAATAATACGCACAGCTTTGGGGTGAATTGCCTTGAAAAGCTCCCTGTTTGCATACCTTAAAAGAAGAAGGGTACGCACTATCTTAATTCCGCCCCCGGTTGAGCCGGCACATCCGCCAAAAAACATCACTATAAATAAAAGCATCCTGCCTGAATCTGCCCATTGGTTAAAATCAACAGTTGCATACCCGGTAGTTGTTAAAATAGATAGTACCTGAAATACAGAATACCTGAAAGACGTATCCAGACCATAGATATGGTCTTTGAAAAGAAGAAGGGTAAGACTTAAAGTTGCAATTGCAACAATCAATGTATAAAATTTGAATTCGTCATCTCTTACAAGACTGTTTTTATCCACATAGAACATTCTGTAATGCAGTGCAAAATTTGCACCTGCAACGAACATAAAGAAACAAATTATACCTTCCACAACCGGACTATTAAAAGCAGCTATACTATCTGCGTAAGGTGAAAAACCACCACATGCCATGGTAGTAAAAGTATGAGTTACAGCATCATACAGGTTTAGACCAGCAAGATAGAGTGCTACACATTCCACAACTGAAATAGCTACATATACCATCCAGAGGATTTTTGCGGTCTCTCTAATGCGAGGACGTAATTTGTCCTCCTGGGGGCCGGGCACTTCAGCCCTGAACATTTGCCGGCCTGCAATACCCAATTTGGGCAGTATGGCTATAAACAGCATAATTATACCCATTCCACCAAGCCACTGGGTCATAGACCTCCAGAATAAAAGGCCTCTACTATGGCTCTCAATATCCACCATCACCGTAGCTCCGGTTGTAGTAAAGCCGGACATGGATTCAAAAAAAGCATTGATCGGGGTCATTCCTTCAAGAATAAAGGGTATTGCACCGAACATTGCTGCTGCCAGCCATCCAAAGGCAACGATCATGAAGCCTTCCTTAAGGTCCCAGTCTTCTTTTGAAGGCTCTATCCTGAAAGCAAATATAGTGCCTGCCATCGTTGTTATCGTAAAAGCTATAGCGAATGTCTGAGGGGATTCACCATAA is a window of Methanohalophilus mahii DSM 5219 DNA encoding:
- a CDS encoding ABC transporter permease, with protein sequence MMSYFALPDITPRVLKVWMRNRDVFMTTLTVNFLPPLVEPILYLFALGFGLGNYINEIEGVPYTKFIAPALISVSMMFAGFYECTFGSYVRMYYQKTFDAIIATPLNIDEVIAGELLWGATRGVINASIILPILTIFGLAVYPHSLLVIPFAFLAGLMFSCIAMCFTAITPNINSLTYPSILLITPMFLFSGTFFPLSLLPETVQTIALAILPLAHIVIVVRSLMSGIIEASLLLNIAWMLGATLLVFLLSINLMKKRLIV
- a CDS encoding ABC transporter ATP-binding protein, translating into MAVDDVSFEVNKGELFGFLGPNGAGKTTAMRIIQCVSPPTRGSLKVFDMDVTRDQRKIKNLMGVVPQENNLDIDFSVYKNLYVYSRYFDIPKRKAEKTINELLDFVQLNEKRDTMTDLLSGGMKRRLILARALVNEPRLLILDEPTVGLDPQSRHVMWEKLRSLKRQGVTIVMTTHYLEEAAQLCDRLVIMDYGNILVEGSPSSIIKEYIGTDIVEAENTPEVIACLEGSNAWYEQAGDMVQIYTNDPHGITEHLFNECRLGKITARAATLEDVFLKLTGRKLRE
- a CDS encoding TrkH family potassium uptake protein, with the protein product MKFKIVIGVLGTLLWLLGLLMLIPLFVGMYYGESPQTFAIAFTITTMAGTIFAFRIEPSKEDWDLKEGFMIVAFGWLAAAMFGAIPFILEGMTPINAFFESMSGFTTTGATVMVDIESHSRGLLFWRSMTQWLGGMGIIMLFIAILPKLGIAGRQMFRAEVPGPQEDKLRPRIRETAKILWMVYVAISVVECVALYLAGLNLYDAVTHTFTTMACGGFSPYADSIAAFNSPVVEGIICFFMFVAGANFALHYRMFYVDKNSLVRDDEFKFYTLIVAIATLSLTLLLFKDHIYGLDTSFRYSVFQVLSILTTTGYATVDFNQWADSGRMLLFIVMFFGGCAGSTGGGIKIVRTLLLLRYANRELFKAIHPKAVRIIRFNGKAVPDDVMQSIISFVIIYFILFFISSGLLSMMGMDVFSSLSASIATLGNIGPAFNLFGPMANYNLLPFLGKLLLVLNMWIGRLEVFTVMVMLTSAFWKK